One genomic window of Bacillota bacterium includes the following:
- a CDS encoding RtcB family protein: protein MLVEGRVYLSDALREQLGEDDSLQQLRDVACLPGAFKHVVGLPDMHSGFGMPIGGVLATDAESGVVSAGAVGMDINCGVRLLATDIEAAELSAKTLRQLMLSLETRIPTGIGKKSPQGELRGNLAREVLTLGAKAVVMQGYGNANDLALTEENGTLPGADPSSLTKAAQERVGQLSTLGGGNHFLEFCVVQKVLDSEVASSFSLRQGTLAVLIHSGSRGLGHQTCTDFSKLMLLAAPRYGINLPSKGLAAVPIQSSEGQCYLSAMACAVNYAFANRQLMAHAVREVLREVLNVPPHEVRQVYDVAHNIAKFEEHFGQKVLVHRKGATRALPPQHAQNPEPYKQSGHPALLPGSMATGSYVVVGTPLLSETFFSVNHGAGRSMSRSLARKSISESELYGSLGSTLVSARNMRSIIDEAPAAYKDIDAVSAVLADIGMTRLVARLKPLAVIKGEDEA from the coding sequence ATGCTGGTAGAAGGCCGCGTCTATTTAAGCGATGCCTTGCGTGAGCAACTAGGTGAGGATGATTCTCTGCAGCAATTACGAGACGTAGCCTGTCTGCCTGGGGCTTTTAAGCATGTTGTGGGTCTGCCCGATATGCACAGTGGGTTTGGCATGCCCATTGGCGGCGTATTAGCAACCGATGCCGAGTCTGGGGTGGTGTCAGCCGGAGCTGTCGGCATGGACATTAACTGCGGTGTTAGATTGCTGGCTACTGATATCGAGGCAGCGGAGCTCAGTGCTAAAACTCTGCGGCAGTTGATGCTATCGCTAGAAACACGCATCCCCACTGGCATTGGCAAAAAAAGTCCCCAGGGCGAGCTCCGCGGCAATTTAGCCCGCGAAGTCCTAACCCTAGGTGCGAAGGCAGTAGTTATGCAGGGTTACGGAAACGCTAACGACCTGGCCTTGACAGAGGAAAACGGAACGTTACCTGGGGCCGACCCAAGTTCCCTTACCAAAGCCGCCCAAGAGCGCGTCGGGCAGTTATCAACCCTAGGTGGGGGAAATCATTTTCTCGAGTTCTGTGTCGTGCAAAAAGTGCTAGACAGTGAGGTGGCCAGCAGTTTTTCGCTGCGGCAAGGCACCCTCGCTGTACTAATTCATAGCGGTAGCAGAGGGCTAGGGCACCAAACTTGCACAGATTTTTCTAAGCTTATGCTGCTTGCCGCCCCGCGCTATGGTATTAACTTGCCGAGCAAGGGGCTTGCTGCCGTTCCCATTCAGTCTAGCGAGGGGCAATGCTACCTCAGTGCGATGGCCTGTGCCGTTAATTACGCCTTTGCCAACCGCCAGCTTATGGCTCATGCGGTGCGCGAGGTGCTGCGCGAGGTGCTTAATGTGCCCCCACACGAGGTCCGGCAGGTGTATGACGTCGCCCACAATATCGCCAAATTTGAAGAGCATTTTGGGCAAAAAGTACTCGTTCATCGCAAAGGCGCCACGCGGGCGCTTCCTCCTCAGCATGCGCAGAATCCAGAGCCATACAAACAAAGTGGCCATCCCGCCCTCTTGCCGGGGAGCATGGCCACTGGCTCCTATGTCGTAGTTGGTACACCCCTATTAAGCGAAACATTCTTCTCGGTCAATCATGGGGCGGGTCGGAGTATGTCGCGTAGTCTCGCCCGCAAAAGTATCAGCGAAAGCGAACTATATGGAAGCTTGGGCTCCACACTCGTCAGTGCACGAAACATGCGTAGTATTATCGATGAGGCGCCTGCGGCGTACAAGGACATCGATGCTGTCAGTGCAGTGCTCGCAGATATCGGCATGACCCGGCTAGTAGCACGCCTCAAACCGTTGGCCGTAATTAAAGGTGAAGACGAGGCCTAG
- the rnhA gene encoding ribonuclease HI — protein sequence MKEVVIYTDGACSGNPGPGGWGTVLLYGETRKELNGAEVLTTNQRMELKAAVMALAALKMPCAVTLYSDSAYLINAFVQNWFAKWEVNGWLNSKKQPVENADLWRELRSLAKEHRVTWVKVKGHAGVPENERCDQLARAAIAGLRASSAT from the coding sequence ATGAAAGAAGTAGTAATTTACACGGACGGCGCCTGCTCTGGCAATCCTGGTCCAGGCGGATGGGGCACAGTGCTCCTATATGGCGAGACACGCAAAGAACTTAACGGGGCAGAAGTGCTCACGACTAATCAGCGCATGGAGCTAAAAGCTGCCGTTATGGCTCTGGCCGCTCTAAAGATGCCCTGTGCAGTCACCTTGTACAGCGACAGCGCGTACCTAATTAATGCCTTTGTGCAAAACTGGTTTGCCAAGTGGGAAGTGAACGGTTGGCTTAACAGCAAGAAACAGCCAGTAGAAAACGCGGACTTGTGGCGTGAACTGCGAAGTCTCGCCAAGGAACACCGCGTGACTTGGGTTAAAGTTAAAGGTCATGCGGGAGTGCCGGAGAACGAGCGTTGCGACCAGCTCGCCCGTGCTGCCATAGCAGGTCTGCGTGCCTCTAGCGCCACATAG
- a CDS encoding NYN domain-containing protein has translation MTGNVAVFIDYENVYWSTKNAYGFTPETERLVDGLRQHAMRYGEVVLMLAYADFDHVEFKGLQTELQRRSVEPRHVYSVSSEEGRRKNAADIELSLDALEMVYTRGDIDLYYIVCGDRDMIQVIKKLRTRRKRVHIVGVERTTSRDLKQFADEYCTVEDILNIEKSRTVESGIITPDVAYLIRKIDGLERSCMLFVGLKLLTNRVLGHLADPQRVVSRAIGDGILETYKVPNPSNADFPTTACRLNREHPFVQEILRVAAS, from the coding sequence ATGACTGGTAATGTGGCAGTATTTATTGACTACGAAAATGTCTACTGGAGCACTAAGAATGCCTATGGATTCACCCCAGAAACCGAGAGGTTAGTCGATGGTCTTCGCCAACATGCTATGAGATACGGAGAGGTAGTACTTATGTTGGCCTACGCAGACTTTGACCACGTCGAGTTTAAGGGCCTGCAGACCGAGCTACAACGCCGCTCCGTGGAACCAAGACATGTCTACTCGGTATCCTCAGAGGAAGGAAGACGCAAGAACGCAGCCGACATTGAACTTTCACTAGATGCGCTTGAGATGGTCTACACACGTGGGGATATCGATCTGTACTACATTGTCTGCGGTGATAGGGATATGATTCAAGTAATTAAAAAACTTCGTACCCGGCGCAAAAGAGTGCACATAGTAGGTGTCGAGCGGACCACAAGTCGAGACCTCAAGCAGTTCGCTGATGAATATTGCACCGTCGAGGACATACTGAATATCGAAAAAAGTCGTACCGTGGAGTCGGGGATTATTACCCCAGACGTAGCCTACCTCATTCGCAAAATTGACGGGCTGGAGCGTTCCTGTATGCTCTTTGTGGGGCTAAAGCTTTTGACCAATCGTGTACTAGGCCATTTGGCTGACCCGCAGAGAGTGGTATCGAGGGCTATCGGTGACGGCATCCTTGAAACCTACAAGGTGCCTAACCCCAGCAATGCCGACTTTCCCACCACAGCTTGTCGCCTCAACCGCGAGCACCCCTTCGTTCAGGAGATTTTGCGCGTCGCCGCCAGCTGA
- the pdxT gene encoding pyridoxal 5'-phosphate synthase glutaminase subunit PdxT — protein MRVGVLALQGAFREHLKAVQTLGHQAREVRTSADLKDIDALILPGGESTAMGRIIARNDLLEPLREFASHKPTLGTCAGAILLAKTIVNEGTPYLGLLDISIQRNAYGSQLDSFIGRGDVGEIRDFPLVFIRAPLITALDPAVEIIAAIGDDIVGVRHKHLWALTFHPEMTSDTRLHAWFLQGV, from the coding sequence ATGCGCGTAGGTGTACTAGCCTTGCAGGGTGCTTTTCGCGAGCACCTGAAGGCAGTCCAAACATTAGGACATCAGGCGCGTGAGGTTAGAACAAGTGCAGATCTCAAAGACATCGACGCCCTTATTTTGCCGGGTGGGGAGAGCACAGCCATGGGCAGGATCATCGCCCGCAATGACTTGCTCGAACCGCTGAGGGAGTTTGCCTCACACAAGCCCACGCTCGGGACTTGCGCTGGTGCTATTCTTTTGGCGAAAACCATTGTGAATGAGGGCACGCCTTATCTTGGTCTTCTGGATATCTCCATACAAAGAAATGCCTACGGCTCACAGCTCGACAGTTTCATCGGGCGAGGCGACGTGGGCGAAATCCGCGATTTTCCGCTGGTCTTTATTCGTGCGCCCCTGATCACGGCGTTAGATCCCGCGGTAGAAATTATCGCCGCTATCGGGGATGACATTGTGGGGGTGCGTCACAAGCACCTGTGGGCCTTAACATTTCACCCCGAAATGACGAGTGACACTCGGCTGCATGCTTGGTTCTTGCAGGGAGTATAG
- the pdxS gene encoding pyridoxal 5'-phosphate synthase lyase subunit PdxS produces the protein MRTDLNKGLAEMLKGGVIMDVVNAEQARIAEAAGACAVMALERVPSDIRRDGGVARMSDPELILEIKQAVTIPVMAKVRIGHFVEAQILEALRIDFIDESEVLTPADDQYHIDKHRFEIPFVCGARNLGEALRRIGEGAVMIRTKGEAGTGNVVEAVRHMRTMMSEIRRVLLAPDEELMTLAKEFGAPFALLQEVKRLGKLPVVNFAAGGLATPADAALMMQLGCDGVFVGSGIFKSSNPARRAAAIVEATTHFADKERLAHISRGLGTAMSGLEIQSLATTFAERGS, from the coding sequence ATGCGTACCGATTTGAACAAGGGCCTAGCCGAAATGCTTAAAGGCGGCGTGATCATGGATGTAGTAAACGCCGAACAGGCTAGAATTGCCGAGGCAGCTGGTGCCTGTGCCGTTATGGCGCTCGAGCGCGTTCCATCTGATATACGCCGCGATGGCGGAGTAGCTCGCATGAGCGACCCCGAGCTTATTTTAGAGATTAAGCAAGCCGTAACCATCCCCGTCATGGCGAAAGTGCGTATCGGCCACTTCGTCGAGGCACAAATTCTCGAAGCCCTGCGCATTGATTTTATCGATGAGAGCGAAGTGCTTACTCCGGCTGACGATCAGTACCATATTGATAAGCACCGCTTTGAAATCCCCTTTGTGTGCGGCGCACGTAACCTAGGCGAGGCTTTGCGGCGCATAGGCGAAGGCGCAGTGATGATTCGCACTAAGGGCGAGGCAGGCACGGGCAATGTGGTCGAAGCGGTTCGTCATATGCGTACCATGATGTCGGAAATACGCCGCGTGCTGCTCGCTCCTGACGAAGAGCTTATGACTCTCGCCAAAGAGTTTGGCGCCCCCTTTGCCTTGCTGCAAGAAGTTAAGCGCCTAGGCAAGCTCCCTGTCGTTAATTTTGCCGCCGGTGGCCTAGCCACTCCTGCCGACGCTGCACTGATGATGCAGCTAGGTTGCGACGGTGTTTTTGTGGGCTCGGGCATTTTTAAGTCGTCTAATCCCGCTCGTCGCGCTGCCGCCATTGTCGAGGCGACCACACATTTTGCCGACAAAGAAAGGCTGGCGCACATCTCGCGCGGGCTTGGCACGGCGATGAGTGGTCTTGAGATACAGAGTCTAGCGACAACATTTGCGGAGCGCGGCTCTTAA
- a CDS encoding PLP-dependent aminotransferase family protein: MKRPPQSILKPLYVKLAEHLRNKFHNLPPHSKLPSVRSLAEVYKVNPSTVVSALKLLEDEAMVYSRKGSGTYRAPQATERPLPRAAQQFAVDFTSGTPSPEYFPVDDFKIAFQAVLERDGGQAFAYPEAQGYPKLRLSIAGYLASQGMDVDPDQVHITSGAQQAIFLLAQVLLSPRDTVLMECPSYGGALQVFAACNARVIGVPLGYQGLRVKELAQAQKQNPRLIYTIPNFHNPTGISYGHESRQALIAFARQNDYYIIEDDHISELYYTASRPRPLWQDAPDRVLYVKSFSKLFMPGLRLGFLVVPHALSAALNKARQAVDLGSSGITQRALQFYLESGKWQQHQESLRRIYGERAVALYATLKKHLQGEAHFSPLKGGMNCWVELSPATQSNALLELTAPQGVSFTPGAQFSLAPYDYKNYLRLSIAATSESQISAGMAIMAASLAKLNRPKP, encoded by the coding sequence ATGAAGAGGCCTCCACAGAGCATCTTAAAGCCACTTTATGTCAAACTGGCCGAACATCTGCGCAATAAGTTCCACAACCTGCCTCCACATAGCAAGCTGCCCTCTGTGCGTAGCCTCGCCGAGGTCTACAAAGTTAATCCTTCCACCGTTGTGTCCGCACTTAAGCTCTTAGAGGACGAGGCTATGGTGTACAGCCGCAAAGGCAGCGGCACCTATCGGGCGCCACAGGCTACCGAGCGCCCCCTTCCCAGAGCAGCACAACAGTTCGCAGTAGACTTCACTTCGGGCACCCCTTCGCCCGAGTACTTTCCGGTCGACGACTTCAAAATTGCTTTCCAGGCAGTGCTTGAACGCGACGGCGGTCAGGCCTTTGCCTATCCAGAAGCACAGGGCTACCCCAAGCTGCGACTGTCCATCGCCGGCTACCTAGCAAGTCAGGGCATGGACGTTGATCCGGACCAAGTACACATTACCTCGGGTGCGCAACAGGCGATTTTTCTCTTGGCCCAAGTACTGCTCTCCCCGAGGGATACCGTTCTCATGGAATGTCCGAGTTATGGAGGAGCACTGCAAGTGTTCGCGGCCTGTAATGCGCGTGTCATCGGTGTTCCTTTAGGGTATCAAGGCCTGCGCGTCAAGGAGCTTGCTCAGGCACAAAAACAGAACCCGAGGCTGATCTATACCATTCCTAACTTCCATAATCCGACCGGAATTAGTTACGGTCATGAATCTCGACAAGCACTCATTGCCTTTGCACGACAGAACGATTACTACATCATCGAAGATGACCATATCTCTGAGCTTTACTACACTGCTTCTCGCCCGCGCCCACTGTGGCAGGACGCGCCTGACAGGGTGCTGTACGTGAAAAGTTTTTCGAAGCTTTTTATGCCTGGGCTACGCCTTGGTTTTCTCGTCGTGCCTCATGCGCTCAGCGCGGCGCTAAACAAGGCCAGGCAAGCGGTCGACCTAGGAAGTTCGGGGATAACGCAACGCGCCCTCCAATTTTACTTAGAGAGCGGCAAATGGCAACAGCACCAGGAATCTCTGCGCCGCATCTATGGTGAGAGAGCAGTCGCTCTCTATGCAACTTTAAAAAAGCATCTGCAGGGTGAAGCGCACTTTAGCCCGCTCAAGGGCGGTATGAATTGCTGGGTGGAGTTGTCGCCCGCAACGCAGTCTAACGCCCTACTAGAGCTAACCGCCCCCCAGGGAGTGTCGTTTACTCCCGGCGCACAATTTAGCCTGGCGCCCTATGACTACAAAAACTATCTGCGGCTTAGCATTGCCGCTACTTCAGAAAGCCAGATTAGCGCCGGCATGGCCATTATGGCAGCGAGCCTAGCTAAGTTAAACCGGCCGAAGCCGTAG
- a CDS encoding MBL fold metallo-hydrolase, producing MRVVSLASSSVHGNAYLVGWGSTNVLVDCGLPIRRLEKSLQALNIDPHTLNGIFVSHEHGDHVRALQLRTPFPTKYHVPSYSSHLLWSGQSSFGPVPHALCRAMEHGESVHAGALTVAAFKKSHDAIAPLGFRLTAPDGTSVAVVTDLGEVTDEVVRGALGCDYLIFESNHDRDMEQSSGRPWSLIRRVMGRYGHLSNDEAGEALTALITERTKGIMLAHLSLDCNTPARALQTVSSHLRRLRYDGVLTVASAWETTVLVDTMTESAGLD from the coding sequence ATGAGAGTTGTTTCTTTGGCCAGTTCAAGCGTGCATGGCAACGCCTACTTGGTCGGTTGGGGAAGCACAAATGTGCTAGTTGACTGTGGCCTGCCCATCCGCCGGCTCGAAAAGAGCTTGCAGGCCCTAAACATTGACCCTCACACGCTAAATGGAATATTTGTCTCCCACGAACATGGGGATCATGTTCGTGCTCTGCAACTTAGAACGCCGTTCCCCACCAAGTACCATGTGCCCAGTTACAGTTCTCACTTGCTGTGGTCGGGGCAGAGCAGTTTTGGGCCTGTGCCTCATGCTCTGTGCCGAGCTATGGAGCATGGAGAGAGCGTCCACGCGGGTGCTTTGACGGTTGCCGCGTTTAAGAAATCCCATGACGCTATCGCGCCCCTAGGTTTTCGCTTAACAGCGCCCGATGGCACCAGTGTAGCTGTAGTCACAGACCTTGGCGAGGTCACGGACGAGGTTGTGCGAGGCGCTTTGGGCTGTGACTACCTCATTTTTGAAAGCAACCATGATCGCGATATGGAGCAGAGCTCCGGACGCCCGTGGTCTCTCATTAGGCGCGTTATGGGCCGGTACGGCCACTTGTCAAATGACGAGGCGGGCGAAGCCTTGACGGCACTTATTACAGAGCGGACTAAGGGCATTATGCTGGCGCATCTCAGTCTAGACTGCAATACACCTGCACGAGCGCTGCAAACAGTCTCCTCGCATTTACGCCGACTGCGGTATGATGGCGTGCTCACTGTGGCCAGCGCCTGGGAAACAACTGTTTTAGTGGATACAATGACAGAGAGCGCAGGTCTAGACTGA
- a CDS encoding DEAD/DEAH box helicase, with product MHHKEINRRDVKLSNFVNLSLGAQVLQSIAEMGFEEMTPIQAQVIPLALEGKDVIGQAQTGTGKTAAFGIPLVERLQTNVNYVQALVLAPTRELAMQVAEELNRIGQVKGIRSLPIYGGQEIDRQMRAMRAYPQIIVATPGRLLDHIRRRTIRLQSVNFVVLDEADEMLNMGFIEDIEKILEQTPAERQTMLFSATMPEAIRNLATRFMRNAMQVAAPVKELTVSTIEQFYTEAREGQKFDILCRLLDTSTPGSSIVFGRTKRRVDEVSEALIKRGYAAMGIHGDLTQSKRDLVMRRFREGTIDILVATDVAARGLDIEGVSHIYNFDIPQDPESYVHRVGRTGRAGRAGQATTFVTPRELDLLRVIERIINRKIKRRPSPSFSEALEGQRRLSMEKLLQIVEEGTIEHYTSAAEVLLERADSVALVAAALKMITKEPDETPVAITEEAPLRSTRRPRPPHNAPPHSRPRQHRDNRGRREPSYR from the coding sequence ATGCACCATAAAGAAATAAACAGGAGAGATGTAAAGTTGTCCAATTTTGTTAATTTATCACTAGGAGCACAGGTTCTGCAGTCCATCGCCGAGATGGGTTTTGAGGAAATGACGCCTATCCAAGCTCAGGTGATTCCTCTTGCCCTAGAGGGCAAGGACGTCATCGGTCAGGCACAAACCGGCACCGGCAAGACCGCTGCTTTCGGCATTCCCTTGGTGGAGCGTCTGCAAACTAATGTCAACTATGTGCAGGCCTTAGTGCTCGCCCCCACGCGAGAATTGGCTATGCAAGTAGCAGAGGAGCTTAACCGTATCGGTCAGGTTAAGGGAATTCGTAGCTTGCCCATTTATGGCGGGCAGGAAATCGATCGGCAGATGCGCGCCATGCGGGCGTATCCCCAAATCATTGTAGCAACCCCAGGGCGACTTCTAGATCACATACGTCGGCGCACCATTAGGCTGCAAAGTGTTAATTTTGTCGTGCTCGATGAGGCGGATGAGATGCTAAACATGGGCTTCATCGAAGATATCGAAAAGATATTAGAGCAAACCCCCGCAGAGCGCCAGACGATGCTGTTCTCTGCCACCATGCCCGAAGCCATCAGAAATTTGGCCACACGCTTTATGAGGAATGCGATGCAGGTTGCGGCTCCCGTGAAGGAGCTAACAGTATCGACCATCGAGCAGTTCTATACTGAGGCTAGAGAGGGACAGAAGTTTGACATTCTCTGCCGTTTGCTCGACACCTCTACCCCAGGTTCATCAATTGTCTTCGGCAGGACTAAACGTCGTGTCGATGAGGTCTCTGAGGCCCTCATTAAGCGCGGGTATGCGGCGATGGGCATTCATGGTGATCTCACGCAATCGAAGCGTGACCTCGTCATGCGTAGGTTTAGAGAGGGCACCATTGATATCTTAGTGGCGACAGATGTTGCCGCTAGGGGACTAGACATTGAAGGCGTGTCGCATATTTACAATTTCGACATTCCCCAAGACCCAGAGAGCTATGTGCACCGTGTGGGACGCACTGGCCGCGCCGGAAGGGCAGGCCAGGCTACCACTTTCGTCACCCCGCGTGAACTTGACTTGCTACGCGTTATTGAGCGCATCATTAATCGCAAGATTAAGCGTCGCCCCAGCCCGAGCTTTAGTGAGGCTCTTGAAGGACAACGCAGATTAAGCATGGAAAAGTTGCTGCAGATTGTTGAGGAGGGCACCATTGAGCACTACACCTCAGCGGCTGAGGTGCTCTTAGAGAGAGCGGACTCAGTGGCCCTAGTCGCCGCAGCGCTAAAGATGATAACCAAGGAGCCGGATGAAACACCGGTAGCCATTACGGAAGAGGCTCCCTTGCGTAGCACGCGTCGCCCTCGCCCGCCACACAACGCACCGCCGCACTCGCGTCCGCGGCAACATCGTGACAACAGAGGTCGTAGAGAACCTTCTTACAGATAG
- a CDS encoding ECF transporter S component, translated as MNKQTRNLVIISMLAGMSYILMFVLQVPLIPSAPFLKYDPSDVPALIGAFIFGPLAGVVISFIKATLFLLTKGTSGPVGSIQNFLASASFALVAGLVYKKMPTKLGAFISMIAGGLAMTAVMHVSNATWALAAWGVPEAGRSAMLLTAILPFNLARMTVSTLITFPMFLGVMPILKRLGWIGIN; from the coding sequence ATGAACAAGCAAACACGCAACTTAGTCATCATCTCGATGCTAGCAGGCATGAGCTACATCCTCATGTTTGTCCTGCAGGTTCCCCTGATCCCCTCCGCGCCTTTTCTCAAATATGATCCTAGTGATGTACCTGCCCTTATCGGCGCGTTTATCTTCGGCCCTCTCGCCGGAGTCGTAATCTCGTTTATTAAGGCCACACTATTCCTACTGACCAAGGGTACAAGCGGCCCGGTTGGATCTATACAAAACTTTCTGGCGTCGGCGTCTTTCGCCTTGGTGGCTGGGCTAGTCTACAAGAAAATGCCGACTAAGCTCGGCGCCTTCATTAGTATGATCGCGGGTGGGCTCGCTATGACGGCCGTCATGCATGTATCTAACGCCACATGGGCCCTAGCCGCTTGGGGTGTGCCAGAAGCGGGGCGCTCCGCTATGCTTTTGACCGCCATCCTACCCTTTAACCTCGCACGTATGACAGTTAGTACTCTCATTACTTTCCCCATGTTCCTAGGTGTTATGCCCATCCTCAAGCGGCTTGGCTGGATAGGTATCAACTAG
- a CDS encoding YitT family protein, translating into MKIIKGYVWPIIVILIGALCSAASFNMMLLPHRMLAGGVSGMSIIIGTLTGWPIGILVLIFNLPILYLGYRYIGGKFIMLTSFAVLMFSTFLDWVPVSPAVDDIILASVFGGAMNGLGLGLVFKAGASTGGTDVLGVILNRKFSLSIGEVLMAFNAIIVGLGAVLFDLTSALYTLLAMFVTARIVDSMQSSRDKKNVLIVSTKPEEVAKALNAKLLRGVTFLHGEGAYEQQPRKVIVCVLTRFELVQLKETVFAIDPTAFMTISDVEEVVGRFAAYNPFRKH; encoded by the coding sequence ATGAAAATCATAAAGGGTTATGTGTGGCCGATTATAGTCATCCTTATTGGTGCGCTGTGTTCGGCAGCGTCATTTAACATGATGCTCTTGCCCCACCGCATGCTGGCGGGTGGAGTCTCTGGCATGAGCATTATTATTGGTACACTGACGGGGTGGCCCATTGGCATACTTGTCTTGATCTTCAACCTGCCCATTTTATACCTTGGTTACAGATATATCGGCGGTAAGTTTATTATGCTAACTTCTTTTGCCGTATTGATGTTTTCTACGTTTTTGGATTGGGTACCAGTAAGCCCCGCCGTAGATGACATTATACTCGCGTCAGTCTTTGGCGGGGCTATGAACGGTTTGGGGCTCGGCTTGGTGTTTAAAGCAGGGGCCTCTACCGGCGGTACGGATGTCTTGGGGGTTATCTTGAACCGCAAGTTTTCGCTATCCATCGGCGAAGTGCTCATGGCCTTCAATGCCATCATCGTGGGCCTGGGCGCCGTGCTCTTTGATTTGACCTCGGCCCTTTACACCTTGCTGGCCATGTTTGTCACGGCCCGCATCGTTGATTCGATGCAGTCCTCGCGTGACAAGAAAAATGTGCTGATCGTTTCCACAAAACCCGAAGAAGTGGCCAAGGCTCTAAATGCAAAGCTGCTGCGTGGGGTTACCTTTCTCCACGGCGAGGGGGCGTACGAACAACAACCGCGTAAAGTGATTGTCTGCGTGCTCACTCGCTTTGAACTAGTCCAACTTAAAGAAACGGTCTTCGCTATTGACCCGACGGCCTTTATGACCATATCTGATGTCGAAGAAGTAGTGGGACGCTTTGCCGCCTACAACCCGTTTCGCAAACACTAA
- a CDS encoding TMEM165/GDT1 family protein, with product MKLLVSLVTAAFVVFLAELGDKTQLMCMAFVAKYGMRRVFAGAAAAAVLNTALAVLMGEGLTRIIPLSTLQLFAGMGFLVFGFWTMRQGEREDMCPSQTATKKHPFWTVFFSFFVAEFGDKTQLVTLGLTAKFDAPLLMWAGASLGLVAAQLVGISMSGWLSKRVPPRILQASAAIMFLAFGSATLYQSAPDSAKTPMILMTYVALLGLTSYLMVQKKRMCD from the coding sequence ATGAAATTGTTAGTCTCCCTCGTTACTGCTGCCTTTGTTGTCTTTCTGGCCGAGCTAGGCGACAAAACCCAACTAATGTGCATGGCCTTTGTGGCCAAGTACGGCATGCGACGGGTGTTTGCGGGGGCAGCTGCGGCAGCTGTACTTAATACAGCGCTAGCCGTGCTGATGGGCGAGGGCCTGACTAGGATTATTCCGCTCTCCACCCTGCAGCTCTTCGCGGGCATGGGCTTCCTAGTGTTTGGCTTCTGGACCATGCGGCAGGGCGAGCGCGAGGATATGTGTCCCTCGCAAACCGCTACCAAGAAACATCCTTTTTGGACGGTTTTCTTCTCTTTTTTTGTCGCAGAATTTGGCGATAAGACTCAGCTGGTCACGCTAGGACTTACTGCCAAATTCGACGCCCCGCTCCTCATGTGGGCAGGGGCAAGTTTAGGCTTGGTAGCGGCGCAACTAGTCGGCATCAGCATGAGCGGCTGGCTCAGCAAACGCGTGCCACCGCGTATTTTACAGGCCAGTGCGGCCATCATGTTTTTAGCATTTGGCAGCGCAACTCTCTACCAAAGCGCTCCAGACAGCGCAAAAACCCCTATGATCTTGATGACTTATGTAGCCCTCTTGGGCCTAACTTCTTATCTAATGGTGCAGAAGAAACGTATGTGCGACTAA